One stretch of Brachyhypopomus gauderio isolate BG-103 chromosome 8, BGAUD_0.2, whole genome shotgun sequence DNA includes these proteins:
- the gpd2 gene encoding glycerol-3-phosphate dehydrogenase, mitochondrial, with amino-acid sequence MAFRKAVKGTVIGGGAIATAFGLSQFFEYRRNQARLACMEAEGQEEPLFEDQLPSRQDQLDAFKNTAEFDVLVVGGGATGAGCALDAVTRNLKTALVERSDFSSGTSSRSTKLIHGGVRYLQKAVMNLDYEQYMMVKEALHERANLLAIAPHLSAPLPIMLPVYKWWQLPYYWAGIKMYDLVAGSHCLKSSYVLSKSRALELFPMLKKDKLVGAVVYYDGQHNDSRMNLAIALTAARYGASVANYTEVVRLLKKVEAHTGKERVCGARCRDVITGQEFDVHAKCVINATGPFTDSLRKMDEQRVANICQPSAGVHIVIPGYYSPDNMGLLDPATSDGRVIFFLPWEKMTIAGTTDTPTNITAHPIPSEEDINFILSEVRNYLSPDVEVRRGDVLAAWSGIRPLVTDPASKDTQSICRNHVVNVSASGLVTIAGGKWTTYRSMAQETLDAAVKEHGLPAGPSRTVGLLLEGGKDWTPTLYIRLVQDYGLENEVAQHLAATYGGRALDVAKMAQVTGMRWPIVGKRLVSEFPYIESEVVYAIKEYACTAIDVIARRTRLGFLNVQAADEALPRIVEIMAKHLGWSEQKKKEELETAKKFLYQEMGYKARSEQLTKTSEIFLSPQEVARYKKRFYKFDKESKGFITTLDVQQVLEKLGIQIDEYALHEILNEVDLNKNGQVELDEFLQLMSAVQRGQISDSRLAILMKTAEEGLDSRGAVSVDRSGGGV; translated from the exons ATGGCATTCCGAAAGGCAGTAAAGGGGACCGTCATTGGGGGCGGGGCCATAGCTACAGCCTTTGGCCTATCACAATTCTTCGAATACAGGAGGAATCAG GCCCGTTTGGCCTGCATGGAGGCAGAAGGCCAAGAGGAGCCGCTGTTTGAGGACCAGCTGCCGAGCCGGCAGGACCAGCTCGACGCGTTCAAGAACACGGCCGAGTTCGACGTCCTGGTCGTGGGAGGCGGAGCCACTGGAGCAGGATGTGCTCTAGATGCAGTCACCCGCA atCTGAAGACCGCCCTGGTCGAGAGGAGCGATTTCTCATCGGGCACCAGCAGCAGAAGCACCAAGCTTATTCACGGCGGAGTGCGCTACCTGCAGAAGGCTGTCATGAACCTAGATTATGAGCAG TACATGATGGTGAAAGAGGCCCTCCACGAGCGCGCTAACCTGCTGGCCATCGCACCGCACCTGTCCGCCCCATTACCCATCATGCTCCCTGTTTATAA gtggTGGCAGCTCCCGTATTATTGGGCTGGAATAAAGATGTATGACCTGGTGGCGGGTTCACACTGTCTGAAGAGCAGCTACGTGTTGAGTAAGAGCAGAGCACTGGAGCTCTTCCCCATGCTGAAGAAGGACAAGCTGGTGGGGGCCGTGGTTTACTATGACG GCCAGCACAACGATTCCCGCATGAATCTGGCGATTGCGTTGACTGCTGCCCGCTACGGCGCTTCTGTGGCCAACTACACGGAGGTGGTGCGTCTGCTTAAGAAGGTGGAGGCACACACAGgcaaggagagagtgtgtggagctcGCTGCCGAGATGTGATCACAG GCCAGGAGTTCGATGTCCACGCTAAATGCGTGATTAACGCCACGGGGCCTTTTACCGACTCGCTGCGGAAAATGGATGAGCAGAGAGTGGCCAACATCTGTCAACCCAGCGCAGGAGTCCACATCGTCATCCCAGGATACTACAG CCCTGACAACATGGGTCTCCTGGACCCTGCCACTAGCGACGGACGCGTCATTTTCTTCCTGCCCTGGGAGAAGATGACCATCGCTGGGACAACGGACACGCCCACCAACATTACGGCTCACCCCATCCCTTCGGAGGAAGACATCAACTTCATCCTGAGCGAGGTCCGAAACTATCTCAGTCCCGACGTGGAAG TGCGGAGAGGAGACGTCCTGGCAGCCTGGAGCGGTATCCGTCCGCTGGTCACTGACCCCGCCTCCAAAGACACGCAGTCCATCTGCCGCAACCACGTCGTCAACGTCAGCGCCAGCGGCCTGGTGACCATCGCCG GTGGCAAGTGGACCACGTATCGCTCCATGGCCCAGGAGACCCTGGACGCGGCGGTGAAGGAGCACGGGTTGCCGGCCGGCCCCAGCAGGACGGTGGGTCTGCTGCTGGAGGGGGGCAAGGACTGGAcccccaccctctacatccgCCTGGTCCAGGACTATGGCCTGGAGAATGAG GTGGCGCAGCACCTGGCAGCCACCTATGGAGGGAGGGCTCTGGACGTAGCCAAGATGGCGCAGGTGACGGGGATGCGGTGGCCCATAGTGGGCAAACGACTGGTGTCGGAGTTCCCCTACATAGAGAGCgag GTAGTCTACGCTATTAAAGAGTACGCCTGCACGGCCATCGATGTGATCGCGCGGAGAACCCGTCTGGGGTTCCTCAACGTCCAGGCTGCAGATGAAGCTCTTCCACGCATCGTGGAGATCATGGCCAAGCACCTGGGCTGGAGCGAGCAGAAGAAGaag gaGGAGCTAGAAACAGCCAAGAAGTTCCTGTACCAGGAGATGGGCTACAAAGCTCGCTCCGAACAGCTCACCAAGACGTCTGAGATCTTTCTCAGTCCCCAAGAAGTGGCCAG ATACAAGAAGCGCTTCTACAAATTTGACAAAGAGAGCAAAGGCTTCATCACCACActggatgtgcagcaggtgttAGAG AAACTCGGCATCCAGATTGATGAGTATGCTCTCCATGAGATCCTCAACGAGGTGGACCTCAACAAAAATGGCCAGGTGGAGCTGGACGAGTTTCTACAG CTCATGAGCGCCGTGCAGAGGGGCCAAATATCCGACAGCCGATTGGCTATCCTGATGAAGACTGCGGAGGAGGGGCTGGACTCTCGAGGAGCGGTGTCGGTGGACCGcagcgggggaggggtgtga